The Armatimonadota bacterium genome window below encodes:
- a CDS encoding prepilin-type N-terminal cleavage/methylation domain-containing protein, with protein MRRCARAFTLVELLVAVVVVTILAAVAVPKAASSTRRAKESALRQTLTQLRNAQVQFHVLYEAYPNALSDFTNPNPPLRVWTDSISPKLWGTRVYRGALLQPGVAQSSNLILDPVSGNNFSVSRLANGELRIRSSATGRDSRGVRFSTY; from the coding sequence GTGCGAAGATGTGCCAGGGCGTTTACTCTGGTTGAGCTACTTGTCGCCGTCGTGGTTGTCACGATATTGGCAGCGGTCGCCGTACCAAAAGCGGCATCGTCAACAAGGCGAGCCAAAGAATCTGCGCTCCGCCAAACCCTTACCCAGCTCCGAAACGCGCAAGTTCAGTTCCACGTCTTGTACGAAGCCTATCCTAATGCACTATCGGACTTCACCAACCCAAATCCACCGTTGAGGGTGTGGACGGATTCGATTTCTCCAAAGCTCTGGGGAACCCGTGTCTATCGGGGCGCGCTCTTGCAGCCGGGCGTAGCACAGAGTAGTAATTTGATCCTAGATCCTGTCAGTGGAAACAACTTCTCCGTATCGCGACTGGCTAACGGCGAGCTCAGAATCCGGAGTAGTGCTACCGGAAGAGATTCGCGCGGAGTGCGCTTCTCCACTTACTGA
- a CDS encoding AAA family ATPase yields the protein MDSTSPSPQAVIIAGPNGSGKSTAATRLLPEGMVFVNADMIAQQLSGEKGTSADINAGRLLLSQVEELESSRTDFAFETTLASKMLATRVAGWQQRGYQVHLIFFWLPSEELACLRVEGRVRDGGHRVPEETIRRRYQSGLKLFFNSYIPIVDTWRLYDNSVNAAPKLIARGDSAGSCVVKMPEVWNKLREEFQA from the coding sequence GTGGATTCCACATCTCCTTCTCCGCAAGCCGTTATCATTGCGGGACCTAATGGCTCGGGAAAATCCACTGCCGCCACACGACTCCTTCCCGAAGGAATGGTTTTCGTCAACGCCGACATGATCGCCCAGCAGCTCTCTGGTGAAAAAGGAACGAGCGCCGATATCAACGCCGGACGGCTCCTCCTTTCCCAAGTCGAGGAGCTAGAATCCAGCCGAACCGACTTTGCGTTTGAAACAACGCTTGCTAGCAAAATGCTGGCGACAAGGGTTGCCGGATGGCAACAGAGGGGCTACCAAGTCCACCTCATCTTCTTCTGGCTTCCCAGCGAAGAACTCGCTTGCCTTCGCGTCGAAGGCAGAGTTCGCGACGGGGGCCACCGTGTTCCCGAAGAGACGATCCGGCGGCGCTATCAGTCCGGGCTGAAACTGTTTTTCAATTCGTACATTCCCATCGTTGACACCTGGCGGCTCTATGACAACTCGGTCAACGCCGCGCCGAAGCTGATCGCCCGAGGCGACTCTGCTGGTTCTTGTGTGGTGAAGATGCCCGAGGTCTGGAATAAACTGAGAGAGGAGTTTCAGGCATGA
- the rpmG gene encoding 50S ribosomal protein L33 produces MAKKGEVREIIRLVCTEDGKSYYTTTKNKRNTPDRLELRKFNSNLKKYTLHREKK; encoded by the coding sequence ATGGCCAAGAAAGGCGAAGTCCGCGAAATCATCCGCCTCGTATGTACCGAGGATGGCAAAAGCTATTACACCACCACTAAGAACAAGCGGAACACGCCTGATCGACTTGAGCTGAGAAAGTTCAACTCCAACCTCAAGAAGTACACCTTGCACAGGGAGAAGAAATAA
- the rpmF gene encoding 50S ribosomal protein L32, with product MPNPKRRFSHQRTALRRTNYTATLPEITLSKQVDGEPFRLNHNASPEGYWKGRRLPGFKG from the coding sequence ATGCCAAACCCAAAACGACGTTTTAGCCACCAGCGAACCGCTCTTCGCCGAACAAACTACACCGCTACCCTTCCCGAGATCACCCTCAGCAAGCAAGTGGATGGCGAGCCGTTCCGACTCAACCACAACGCAAGTCCAGAAGGCTACTGGAAAGGCCGACGCCTTCCCGGATTCAAAGGCTGA
- a CDS encoding FAD-dependent oxidoreductase translates to MRVAIVGAGVSGLAAAYRLRQLGREVVVFEKSGGLGGRVNSRQHKLGYTFDVGATSITPRGKTIERIMLEALSGGDLIKVEKPIWTHTGLRTAPGSSSKNSTSRYTYQNGIQTFANRLGDGTDIRLKTDVLEIARQGDHYQLVGEAFDSVILTPPIPQTCQLLWSLGESRPVANVSYRSCVSVMLGYQAEVDTPYHALIDVEQVHPLTWLSVESAKSPGRAPEGGSTFVAQLSARFSQQNYSQPDEFFIDAVTSFLKHLYGAGFDSPEVAMVKKWKYSQPESLARFENVNPPGSTLLVASDGLMGGHIEDAFECGWRAAEMVG, encoded by the coding sequence ATGAGAGTCGCAATCGTTGGCGCGGGAGTTTCTGGGCTGGCGGCGGCTTATCGATTGAGGCAACTTGGAAGGGAAGTTGTCGTTTTCGAAAAGAGCGGCGGCCTCGGCGGGCGGGTTAACTCACGTCAGCACAAGCTTGGATACACCTTCGATGTTGGCGCAACCAGCATCACTCCGCGGGGTAAGACCATCGAGCGAATCATGCTCGAAGCACTATCCGGTGGTGATCTCATTAAGGTTGAAAAGCCCATTTGGACCCACACGGGACTTCGCACGGCTCCGGGGAGTTCTTCCAAGAATTCCACCAGCCGATACACCTACCAAAACGGGATCCAGACGTTCGCAAACCGTCTCGGTGATGGAACCGACATTCGGCTCAAAACTGACGTCCTGGAAATCGCGCGTCAGGGAGATCATTATCAACTCGTCGGCGAAGCGTTTGACTCGGTCATCCTCACTCCGCCAATCCCCCAGACGTGCCAGTTGCTTTGGTCGCTGGGTGAATCGAGGCCAGTTGCGAACGTCTCCTACCGCTCTTGTGTCTCCGTCATGCTGGGATATCAGGCCGAGGTTGATACGCCCTATCACGCCCTGATCGATGTCGAGCAGGTTCATCCGTTGACCTGGCTCTCGGTCGAGAGCGCAAAGTCTCCCGGTCGTGCGCCCGAAGGGGGCTCGACCTTTGTCGCCCAGCTTAGTGCCCGATTCTCGCAGCAAAACTATTCTCAACCCGACGAGTTCTTCATCGATGCCGTCACGTCTTTTCTTAAGCACTTGTATGGGGCAGGCTTTGATTCTCCCGAGGTTGCCATGGTCAAGAAGTGGAAGTACAGCCAACCGGAATCGCTGGCTCGCTTCGAGAATGTTAACCCCCCTGGTTCAACTCTTCTCGTCGCAAGCGACGGGCTGATGGGTGGTCACATCGAAGACGCCTTCGAGTGTGGCTGGCGAGCTGCAGAAATGGTTGGTTAA
- a CDS encoding FAD-dependent oxidoreductase: MRDVIYDVAIVGGGLAGLSAAVQSSTAGLKTILLEASDDIGGKLRTDRDEQGFQYDRGFQVCFTGYEELKHFGNWSAVPEGDWQFYSSGATIAGMGTLSKWNLLRSLTCKAISPIDLPRLLSLNLRARKWESESTSGTVREFLLGFGFSESTVERFFAPFYGGISLDRTLGGSSRQFLKTWHFLSIGRTATFSGGISGLVHAIDHAWAFDDPNTSPTVEVNRIVTRLNRVDDIYAISADTEYLGRSVVIAGGHGAVAQLLGQTQQTEYKQSICLYFASNRPVTKEKYIILNPAKDALINQLVPLSNVNPACTPKGKHLCSATIIGDWSESDEELAQMAINEMNTWGMNLPPLEFKKAYRIKEAQLLQEPGFEDRVPSIETHLPGVFLAGEMTTSSSINDALKSGRLAAEAALAYLKNK, encoded by the coding sequence ATGAGAGACGTGATCTACGATGTTGCGATAGTCGGCGGTGGGTTGGCGGGGCTCAGTGCCGCAGTTCAAAGCTCAACTGCGGGTTTGAAAACGATCCTGTTAGAAGCGTCCGACGACATCGGTGGAAAATTGCGAACTGACCGTGACGAACAGGGCTTTCAGTATGATCGAGGCTTCCAAGTATGCTTTACGGGCTACGAAGAGTTGAAACATTTCGGTAATTGGTCGGCGGTACCCGAAGGCGATTGGCAATTCTATTCCTCAGGGGCGACAATCGCCGGCATGGGCACACTGAGCAAGTGGAATCTATTGCGTTCTTTGACCTGCAAGGCGATTAGCCCGATTGACCTTCCGAGGCTTCTTTCCCTCAACTTGCGGGCTCGAAAGTGGGAGTCTGAATCCACATCGGGAACAGTAAGAGAATTCCTTCTTGGCTTTGGTTTCTCTGAATCTACTGTTGAGAGGTTTTTCGCTCCGTTCTATGGCGGAATATCCCTCGATCGGACTCTGGGGGGGAGTTCGAGGCAGTTTTTGAAAACTTGGCACTTTCTTTCGATTGGGAGGACGGCGACCTTTTCTGGAGGCATCTCCGGGCTCGTACACGCGATCGATCACGCCTGGGCTTTCGATGATCCAAATACCTCCCCGACAGTCGAAGTGAATCGAATCGTCACCCGACTCAATCGAGTCGACGACATCTATGCCATTTCAGCAGATACTGAGTACCTAGGGAGGTCTGTAGTTATCGCCGGAGGCCACGGTGCCGTTGCTCAATTATTGGGTCAAACCCAGCAAACCGAGTACAAGCAATCCATCTGCCTCTACTTCGCCTCGAATCGGCCCGTAACGAAGGAGAAGTACATCATCCTCAATCCAGCGAAAGACGCTCTTATTAACCAACTCGTCCCTCTCTCTAACGTCAACCCAGCCTGCACGCCGAAAGGCAAGCACCTCTGCTCCGCAACCATCATCGGCGACTGGTCGGAGTCCGACGAAGAGCTCGCCCAGATGGCGATCAACGAGATGAATACGTGGGGGATGAACCTCCCGCCATTGGAGTTCAAAAAGGCTTACCGAATCAAAGAAGCTCAGCTTCTGCAAGAGCCGGGGTTTGAGGATCGGGTTCCTTCGATCGAAACCCACCTTCCTGGCGTCTTCCTCGCTGGAGAGATGACGACTTCGTCGAGCATCAACGACGCCCTCAAGAGCGGGCGGCTTGCCGCCGAAGCCGCTCTGGCATACTTAAAGAACAAATGA
- the ruvC gene encoding crossover junction endodeoxyribonuclease RuvC has translation MLILGIDPGLERVGYGVVRRIGSKLECLDYGLIKTPKIALPDRLRMVHDGVVELIDKHHPDAIATERLLFTKNVTTAMDVAKSLGTILLATAETSIPWTEYSPPEIKQAVVGNGSADKKQVTFMVRRLLALKEDPKPDDVADALAIAICHAFRAPR, from the coding sequence ATGCTTATCTTAGGAATCGACCCCGGACTTGAACGCGTCGGGTACGGCGTCGTTCGCCGTATCGGGTCAAAGCTCGAGTGTTTGGACTATGGCCTCATCAAGACGCCCAAGATTGCCCTGCCGGACCGGTTGAGGATGGTCCATGACGGCGTGGTCGAACTCATTGATAAGCACCATCCGGATGCAATTGCCACGGAGCGGCTTCTGTTTACCAAGAACGTCACGACGGCGATGGATGTCGCCAAGTCTCTCGGAACAATCCTGCTTGCAACCGCCGAGACCAGCATTCCTTGGACCGAGTATTCGCCGCCCGAGATCAAGCAGGCCGTTGTCGGAAATGGCAGTGCCGACAAAAAGCAGGTGACGTTTATGGTCAGGAGGTTGCTGGCTCTGAAAGAAGATCCAAAGCCGGATGACGTCGCCGATGCCTTAGCCATCGCGATCTGCCACGCCTTCCGCGCTCCGCGTTAG
- a CDS encoding dihydrolipoamide acetyltransferase family protein produces the protein MTEVIMPKMGDGMEEGTLVEWTVKDGDKVKSGQVIGNIQTDKAVMELEAPGSGIFTGVLLTAGQTVPVGVPIAVILKDGESVPSGWGSGGGSAPAAPAVAEAPGASSSTSGTDTSKPAATTSERVKASPLAKKIAAELGVDLSSVAGTGPSGRIVQKDVVAAGAGGGSQSAAPAAPVTKVAPAFAPVAASAEDVKVSLNKIRQITAKRTQESKQQVPHFYVTVEVDVEKIMQLREMFKAEDSGNVSINDFVVKASALALQDMPQVNSVFQGDHLLQHGGVHIGIAVALEDGLTVPVVKNANLKPIRQLSAEVKDLAFKAKSNKLSMDELTGSTFSISNMGMLDVDTFLAIVNQPNAAIVAIASVRKKVVVNDEDEVEIRQKMNITGSFDHRVADGAVGAKFINLIKGYLENPTRLLS, from the coding sequence ATGACCGAAGTGATCATGCCTAAGATGGGCGACGGAATGGAAGAAGGGACCCTTGTTGAGTGGACCGTGAAGGACGGCGACAAGGTCAAGTCAGGGCAGGTCATTGGGAATATTCAGACCGACAAAGCGGTTATGGAGTTGGAAGCTCCGGGAAGCGGAATTTTTACTGGAGTACTCCTTACCGCAGGTCAGACGGTTCCAGTTGGCGTTCCAATTGCTGTGATTCTTAAGGACGGAGAATCCGTTCCGTCCGGATGGGGGTCAGGTGGCGGTTCGGCTCCGGCAGCGCCAGCGGTTGCAGAAGCTCCGGGAGCCTCGTCTTCCACTTCGGGAACGGACACCTCGAAGCCTGCGGCGACTACCTCTGAGCGTGTCAAGGCTTCGCCTCTGGCAAAGAAGATTGCCGCGGAACTCGGCGTCGATTTGTCTTCCGTTGCCGGAACCGGACCCTCGGGCCGAATCGTCCAGAAAGACGTCGTTGCCGCAGGAGCCGGCGGCGGTTCGCAATCAGCTGCGCCAGCAGCTCCAGTGACGAAGGTTGCACCTGCTTTCGCTCCAGTCGCAGCTTCAGCTGAAGATGTAAAAGTTTCACTCAACAAGATTCGACAAATCACCGCGAAACGAACCCAGGAGAGCAAGCAACAAGTTCCCCACTTCTATGTCACCGTGGAAGTTGATGTCGAGAAGATCATGCAGCTTCGCGAGATGTTCAAGGCAGAGGACAGCGGGAACGTTTCGATCAACGACTTCGTGGTGAAGGCATCGGCTCTGGCCCTGCAGGACATGCCGCAGGTCAACAGCGTATTCCAAGGCGATCACTTGCTCCAGCACGGGGGAGTTCATATTGGAATCGCAGTTGCGCTTGAGGATGGACTAACGGTCCCGGTAGTCAAGAATGCGAATCTCAAGCCAATTCGCCAGCTCTCGGCAGAAGTCAAAGATTTGGCGTTCAAAGCAAAAAGCAATAAGCTGTCGATGGACGAGCTAACCGGTTCGACGTTTAGCATTTCCAATATGGGAATGCTGGACGTAGACACGTTCCTCGCGATTGTGAATCAGCCAAATGCAGCAATCGTTGCGATTGCTTCGGTGCGGAAGAAGGTTGTGGTCAACGACGAGGACGAAGTCGAGATTCGCCAAAAAATGAACATCACTGGTTCGTTTGACCACCGAGTCGCCGACGGCGCAGTTGGCGCGAAGTTCATAAACTTGATCAAGGGCTATCTCGAGAATCCCACTCGGTTGCTGAGTTAG
- a CDS encoding pyridoxal-phosphate dependent enzyme, with protein MATTVALPKQNLIITPTPLHPLPRLSEELGIDLWIKRDDLTGFAFGGNKGRKLEYLLGEAVARGYDTIVTCGSAQSNFIRQLATGCAMLGIRFIAVVMQLPYEFEPAVGGLQTSGGNLLLDEFAGAEMRLIPNDKWDVLMAASTALKAEQVARGHNVFEIPIGGSSPQGAYAFYEAASELTETFDVVISASSSGSTQTGLTYAFNGSATRYHGIACDPEPEMILEFVALARQLDEMTGLGRGLTLEDFTYDLRFVGPGYGVPSDGSMDAIRVVAQREGIYLDPIYTGKAFHGLLEMARSGELSGQKVCFWHTGGTPALFALG; from the coding sequence GTGGCTACAACCGTTGCCCTCCCGAAGCAAAACTTAATCATTACTCCCACACCGCTCCATCCGCTTCCGCGGCTTTCGGAGGAGTTAGGGATTGATCTTTGGATCAAGCGCGACGATCTGACCGGGTTCGCCTTCGGCGGAAATAAGGGCCGTAAGCTGGAATACCTGCTGGGCGAGGCAGTCGCCCGTGGGTACGACACGATTGTAACCTGTGGTTCAGCCCAATCGAACTTCATTCGCCAGCTTGCTACGGGCTGCGCGATGCTAGGAATTCGGTTCATCGCGGTGGTGATGCAGCTTCCTTACGAGTTCGAGCCAGCGGTCGGCGGGTTGCAGACTTCGGGCGGAAACCTCCTTTTGGATGAATTTGCAGGTGCCGAGATGCGGTTGATCCCCAACGACAAGTGGGACGTTCTCATGGCGGCATCGACGGCTCTTAAGGCCGAACAAGTGGCACGAGGTCACAACGTTTTTGAGATACCAATTGGCGGTTCCTCACCTCAGGGAGCATATGCTTTTTACGAAGCCGCTTCCGAGCTGACAGAGACTTTTGATGTCGTGATTTCTGCTTCGTCTTCGGGCTCAACCCAAACCGGGCTGACCTACGCATTTAACGGTTCTGCAACTCGGTACCACGGAATTGCTTGTGACCCAGAACCGGAAATGATTCTGGAGTTCGTCGCGCTAGCGCGGCAATTGGATGAAATGACTGGACTCGGTCGCGGACTGACTCTAGAGGACTTCACTTACGATTTACGGTTCGTGGGCCCTGGCTACGGAGTGCCGTCAGACGGATCGATGGACGCAATTCGAGTTGTTGCTCAGCGCGAGGGCATCTACCTCGACCCCATCTATACGGGTAAGGCATTTCACGGCCTGCTTGAGATGGCGCGTAGCGGAGAGTTGAGTGGCCAGAAGGTCTGTTTCTGGCACACGGGCGGTACTCCCGCATTGTTCGCGTTGGGATAG
- a CDS encoding VirK family protein, protein MLRSIVIVTLLSTTAFAAAQQRISNYADLFKSLKAGKQVRVVAEYKKMKLFSDGKEEESVDATGGLTVGAWEQFAKGVVRNDKAYIGFSQTNLIAHPRYGHVHNYVRFRIFEDNSIEITARYLEASTYKVVMDETFKGKLSNGKDVEGVSFYR, encoded by the coding sequence ATGCTCCGCAGTATCGTTATCGTTACGCTTCTCTCGACCACTGCCTTTGCCGCCGCTCAGCAGCGAATCAGCAACTATGCCGACCTCTTCAAATCCCTGAAAGCGGGAAAACAAGTGCGAGTTGTGGCGGAATACAAGAAGATGAAGCTCTTTAGCGATGGCAAAGAAGAGGAGTCCGTCGACGCAACGGGCGGATTGACGGTCGGAGCCTGGGAGCAGTTCGCTAAAGGCGTTGTGCGAAACGACAAAGCCTACATCGGTTTCTCGCAAACTAACCTCATCGCTCATCCTCGGTACGGACACGTCCACAACTACGTCAGATTCCGCATCTTCGAAGACAACTCTATCGAAATCACTGCCCGCTACCTGGAAGCAAGCACTTACAAAGTCGTTATGGACGAAACCTTCAAAGGCAAGCTTTCGAACGGCAAGGACGTGGAAGGCGTCAGCTTTTACCGGTGA
- a CDS encoding zinc ribbon domain-containing protein, whose amino-acid sequence MPIFEYRCLECGRKYRALVGMTADASVECEHCNSSRGEKLVSRPGKFRTEDDRIDEIADRLEHFGDPESTAEMRELVRELGRAADDDVADDMEEMLEADLEGKLDDDPL is encoded by the coding sequence ATGCCGATCTTTGAGTACCGCTGCCTTGAGTGTGGGCGTAAATACCGCGCCCTTGTCGGAATGACTGCCGATGCTTCGGTTGAGTGTGAGCATTGCAACAGTTCCAGGGGCGAAAAGCTTGTCAGTCGCCCCGGAAAATTCCGAACCGAGGACGACCGCATTGACGAAATCGCGGACCGACTTGAACACTTCGGTGATCCCGAATCAACGGCGGAAATGCGCGAACTAGTTCGAGAGCTTGGCCGCGCCGCTGATGATGACGTAGCGGACGACATGGAAGAAATGCTCGAAGCCGACCTGGAAGGGAAACTCGACGACGACCCGCTCTAG
- the trxB gene encoding thioredoxin-disulfide reductase yields MATNMVHNVLIIGSGPAGYTAALYAARADLNPVVLAGSQPGGQLTITTDVENYPGFPDGIMGPEMMELFKKQAERFGTEVIHEHVDRVDFSQRPFRAWVGEKEYQAKSIIISTGASAKWLGLESEVTFGGYGVSACATCDGFFFRGKTVAVVGGGDTAMEEADYLTKHAAKVYLIHRRDEFRASKIMQDRVLANPKVEVIYNTALDEILGQTDPFPKVNAVRLKNTVTGELTNLDLDGVFIAIGHKPNSDLFKGVLHMDETGYLLVQPGTTRTNIEGVFAAGDISDSTYRQAITAAGSGCMAAIDAERWLAHHVPISD; encoded by the coding sequence ATGGCAACAAATATGGTTCACAACGTGCTCATCATCGGCTCTGGTCCCGCTGGCTACACAGCCGCCCTCTACGCGGCCCGCGCTGATCTGAACCCGGTTGTCCTTGCGGGTTCGCAGCCCGGCGGACAACTCACCATTACCACCGATGTGGAGAACTATCCCGGCTTCCCAGACGGCATCATGGGACCTGAAATGATGGAGCTGTTCAAGAAGCAAGCCGAGAGATTTGGGACCGAAGTGATTCATGAACATGTCGATCGAGTCGACTTCTCCCAACGTCCTTTCCGGGCTTGGGTTGGCGAAAAGGAGTACCAAGCGAAGAGCATCATCATCAGCACTGGCGCATCCGCCAAGTGGCTTGGACTTGAGTCAGAGGTCACCTTCGGCGGCTACGGAGTCAGTGCTTGCGCAACTTGCGATGGTTTCTTCTTCCGAGGCAAAACCGTCGCGGTAGTCGGTGGTGGGGACACCGCGATGGAGGAGGCTGACTATCTCACAAAGCACGCCGCCAAGGTGTATCTGATCCACCGTCGAGACGAATTCCGTGCCAGCAAAATCATGCAAGACCGGGTTCTTGCTAACCCAAAGGTCGAGGTGATCTACAACACCGCTCTCGACGAAATTCTTGGGCAAACTGATCCGTTCCCGAAGGTCAATGCCGTTCGCTTGAAGAACACGGTCACAGGCGAACTCACCAATCTTGATCTTGATGGCGTGTTCATTGCCATCGGCCACAAGCCGAACAGCGACCTATTCAAAGGCGTTCTCCACATGGATGAAACCGGCTATCTCCTCGTCCAACCAGGGACGACGCGAACCAACATCGAAGGCGTTTTTGCCGCCGGAGACATCAGCGATTCGACCTATCGACAGGCGATCACCGCTGCCGGTTCGGGCTGCATGGCCGCCATTGATGCCGAACGCTGGCTCGCCCATCACGTTCCCATCAGCGACTAA
- a CDS encoding deoxyribodipyrimidine photo-lyase yields MQRAICWIRRDLRLTDHRALTLASEAAAAVAVVFVFDPAILDPLERDDSRVNFIHQSLIELDSRLKQQGSSLVVRYGDPVEIVPNLARELRAEAVFTAHDLEPDALERDLRVRQRLIDQGTEFRSCKDHLVRQKNEVLSQSGTPFRVYTPYSKAWKAALVPEKDLVEYTPDLTKLLPKSELTDVLRPWTIEDIGFKPKNPWLKAGEDAAKDRLAKFLPKMDAYGDERDFPANEGTSYLSVDLRFGTISIRELFRQALSRESKGSEKWLNELIWREFYADVLANNPHVVQTTFNPAYRDLVWPGSDEHFELWKAGQTGYPIVDAAMRCFKETGWMHNRLRMIVASFLTKDLLVDYKKGEAYFASKLLDFELASNNGGWQWAASVGVDAQPYFRIFNPYLQSVKFDAEGTFIREWVPELREASVPELHDLPPLRRAALGYVSQIVDHATQKQLALSLFGESTR; encoded by the coding sequence GTGCAACGTGCCATCTGCTGGATTCGCCGCGACCTGCGACTTACGGATCATCGAGCGCTGACTCTCGCCTCGGAAGCCGCTGCTGCTGTCGCGGTCGTTTTCGTCTTCGATCCAGCGATACTTGATCCGCTGGAGCGGGACGACTCAAGGGTCAACTTTATTCATCAATCCTTGATAGAACTTGATAGCAGGCTCAAGCAACAAGGCTCAAGCTTAGTGGTTCGGTATGGAGACCCCGTTGAGATCGTTCCTAACCTCGCTCGAGAACTGCGCGCGGAGGCTGTTTTTACTGCGCACGACCTTGAACCTGATGCGCTCGAACGCGATCTTAGGGTTCGGCAAAGGCTCATTGATCAAGGCACCGAGTTTCGAAGTTGCAAAGATCATCTCGTACGGCAGAAGAACGAAGTTCTGAGCCAGTCCGGCACGCCGTTTAGGGTCTACACCCCCTACAGCAAGGCGTGGAAAGCTGCACTCGTTCCAGAAAAAGACCTTGTCGAGTACACGCCTGATCTCACAAAACTGCTTCCTAAATCGGAGCTTACGGATGTCCTACGACCTTGGACTATTGAAGACATCGGCTTCAAACCGAAAAACCCTTGGCTCAAGGCAGGAGAAGACGCGGCAAAGGACCGTTTGGCGAAGTTCCTTCCCAAGATGGATGCCTACGGCGACGAGCGAGACTTTCCTGCAAATGAGGGGACGAGCTACCTATCTGTTGATCTCCGATTCGGAACGATTTCAATTCGCGAACTGTTCCGGCAAGCCCTTTCGAGGGAATCAAAAGGGTCGGAGAAATGGCTGAATGAACTCATCTGGCGAGAATTCTACGCTGATGTTCTGGCGAACAATCCGCATGTCGTGCAAACCACTTTTAACCCAGCCTATCGAGATTTGGTTTGGCCGGGTTCCGACGAGCACTTCGAACTCTGGAAGGCAGGACAAACAGGATATCCGATTGTAGATGCGGCTATGCGCTGCTTCAAAGAAACCGGCTGGATGCACAACCGCCTCCGCATGATCGTCGCCTCTTTTCTCACGAAGGACTTGTTAGTGGATTACAAGAAAGGCGAAGCCTATTTCGCCTCCAAGCTTCTCGACTTTGAGCTTGCGAGCAACAACGGCGGCTGGCAATGGGCGGCTTCGGTCGGAGTGGATGCCCAGCCTTACTTCCGGATCTTTAATCCTTACTTGCAGAGCGTCAAGTTTGACGCCGAAGGGACATTTATTCGAGAATGGGTGCCCGAGCTCCGGGAAGCTTCGGTTCCCGAGTTGCACGACCTACCGCCGCTCCGTCGTGCGGCACTAGGTTACGTCTCTCAGATCGTTGACCATGCGACCCAGAAACAGCTCGCACTGAGTCTCTTTGGTGAAAGCACCCGGTAG
- a CDS encoding aldo/keto reductase encodes MKYRSYGRTGWEISEVSFGAWAIGGTWGPVQDEESMAALNKALECGVNFIDTADVYGDGHSERLIRKLRSETTTPFYVVTKAGRRLNPHNADGYNATNLEAFVDRSRENLGMDTLDLVQLHCPPTDAYYRPEVFGALEELKSKGKIQNWGVSVERVEEGMKAMEYPGCQSVQIIFNAFRQRPSELFLEQAKAKRVGVLARLPLSSGMLTGKLTAASTFAPDDHRAFNRDGAGFDKGETFSGVPYEVGLAAVEAMRPLVPKELTMAEFALKWILMHDGVTAVIPGGKRAEQVAMNCSASDVLPLGDAVMTAVRSVYDRLIRSHVHDRW; translated from the coding sequence GTGAAGTATCGATCTTATGGCCGGACAGGATGGGAAATCAGCGAGGTCTCGTTTGGAGCTTGGGCAATAGGGGGGACCTGGGGGCCGGTTCAGGATGAAGAGTCGATGGCCGCTCTTAACAAAGCTCTCGAATGCGGAGTGAACTTCATTGACACGGCCGACGTGTACGGAGATGGGCACAGCGAGCGATTGATCCGGAAGTTAAGATCGGAAACCACAACACCGTTTTACGTCGTTACAAAGGCGGGAAGGCGGTTAAACCCACACAACGCCGATGGCTACAACGCAACGAACCTAGAAGCATTTGTCGATCGATCCCGGGAAAACCTGGGAATGGACACGCTTGATCTAGTTCAACTTCACTGCCCGCCTACCGACGCCTACTACCGCCCGGAGGTTTTTGGAGCACTTGAGGAGCTGAAATCCAAAGGCAAAATCCAGAATTGGGGTGTCAGCGTTGAACGCGTCGAGGAGGGTATGAAGGCGATGGAATACCCCGGTTGCCAGTCGGTTCAAATTATCTTCAACGCTTTCCGTCAACGACCCTCAGAGCTATTCTTGGAGCAAGCCAAAGCCAAGAGAGTTGGCGTCCTCGCTCGACTGCCTCTCAGCAGTGGAATGCTGACCGGAAAGCTTACAGCGGCATCGACATTTGCGCCCGACGACCACCGAGCGTTCAACCGTGATGGAGCGGGTTTCGATAAGGGTGAAACCTTTTCCGGTGTCCCCTACGAAGTCGGGCTAGCGGCCGTCGAGGCAATGCGACCGCTAGTGCCGAAAGAGTTGACGATGGCGGAGTTTGCTTTGAAGTGGATACTGATGCACGACGGGGTAACTGCCGTGATTCCCGGTGGCAAGAGGGCCGAGCAGGTAGCTATGAACTGTTCTGCCTCCGATGTGTTGCCGCTGGGAGATGCCGTGATGACAGCGGTTAGGTCGGTCTATGACCGTCTGATCCGCAGTCATGTTCACGATCGCTGGTGA